From Paraflavitalea devenefica, the proteins below share one genomic window:
- the trpB gene encoding tryptophan synthase subunit beta codes for MINQTVPLGQYKGTYQQPNIFGYYGNFGGAYIPEMLHRNVEELKSKYLQIMYEASFQQEFNALLADYVGRPTPLYLAERLSKQYNTSIYLKREDLNHTGAHKINNTIGQILLAQRLGKKRIIAETGAGQHGVATATVCALKGVECIVYMGEKDIERQAPNVARMKMLGATVIPATSGSKTLKDATNEAIRDWINNPTDTHYIIGSVVGPHPYPDMVARFQSVISEEARKQLKEKTGKELPTHVLACVGGGSNAAGMFYHFLDESSVKLVAVEAAGHGVHSGLSAATTQLGRPGVLHGSKSLVMQTEDGQVVEPHSISAGLDYPGIGPMHAHLFETGRAQFLSATDAEALQAAFELAKLEGIIPALESAHALAALKQLSFKSTDTVVLCLSGRGDKDLATYMKAMDEKK; via the coding sequence ATGATCAATCAAACAGTTCCATTGGGACAGTACAAGGGAACTTATCAGCAACCGAATATTTTCGGGTATTACGGAAATTTCGGTGGCGCCTATATTCCTGAAATGCTGCACCGTAATGTGGAGGAGTTAAAATCGAAGTACCTGCAGATCATGTATGAGGCTTCGTTTCAGCAGGAGTTCAATGCATTGCTTGCCGATTATGTAGGACGGCCAACGCCGCTGTACCTGGCCGAGCGGTTGAGTAAACAATACAATACCAGCATTTATTTAAAGCGGGAAGACCTTAACCATACCGGTGCGCATAAGATCAATAATACGATCGGGCAGATATTGCTGGCGCAGCGGCTGGGCAAGAAAAGGATCATTGCGGAGACCGGCGCCGGACAACATGGTGTGGCTACGGCTACCGTGTGTGCCCTGAAAGGCGTCGAGTGTATTGTATATATGGGGGAGAAAGATATTGAAAGGCAGGCGCCGAATGTGGCACGTATGAAAATGCTGGGCGCTACGGTGATACCGGCTACCAGCGGCAGTAAGACATTGAAGGATGCTACGAATGAAGCCATCCGCGACTGGATCAATAACCCCACCGATACGCATTATATCATCGGCTCTGTGGTTGGCCCTCATCCTTACCCGGATATGGTGGCCCGCTTCCAGAGCGTGATCAGTGAAGAGGCGCGTAAGCAGTTGAAAGAAAAAACAGGCAAGGAACTGCCTACACATGTATTGGCCTGTGTGGGTGGCGGCAGTAATGCAGCCGGTATGTTCTATCATTTCCTCGATGAATCTTCTGTAAAGTTGGTAGCTGTAGAAGCAGCAGGACATGGTGTGCACAGCGGCCTGAGCGCCGCCACTACCCAACTGGGTAGGCCAGGGGTATTACATGGCAGCAAGAGCCTGGTGATGCAAACGGAAGATGGACAGGTAGTGGAACCGCACAGTATTTCCGCCGGACTTGATTACCCTGGCATCGGTCCCATGCATGCCCATTTGTTTGAAACAGGCCGCGCGCAGTTTTTAAGCGCTACGGATGCAGAAGCCTTACAGGCTGCTTTCGAACTGGCTAAGCTGGAAGGCATTATTCCTGCATTGGAATCGGCACATGCCCTGGCGGCGTTGAAGCAGCTTTCTTTTAAATCAACCGATACGGTGGTGCTTTGTTTGTCGGGCA